The Sorangiineae bacterium MSr11367 genome window below encodes:
- a CDS encoding TonB family protein, which yields MPRWKFNTTIGLVALLVTTKGFAQTEGTPNVVPPTVMTPAAVTYPQTAIAECYFAETEVVLLVDVDKTGAVSKATPESPAGHGFDDVAVAAAMTLRFEPATRDGTPIAARIKYRFLFHPPPAKLIGRVSTPEGRRLAGSVRLMFPDGTTRDVPTDADGQWSVPDLSRGKVTAVVHAEGFKDDSTEVFLENGEETNLVTRLSPVASDTARTTPAEDSVEEVNVHGAKPPREVTKRTLSREEIDKIPGTNGDALRSIQSLPGVARPPPFGGVLIVRGSAPAETTTFVDGTPIPLTYHFGGLSSVVPTETLERIDFYPGNYGVTYGRGTAGMVDVALRDPKKDFHGFAQLDLIDLRLLVEGPIGKTGWKFLAAGRRSWFDTWLVPILEGSSAAVGTAPRYYDYQLMLQGNLGKRASLRLTFFGSDDALSFGQAKAESATASIGGTIDNKTKFYRLQAIYDHRYSDSGELRAVAAIGRDKVDIGVGTLFASTSEYPFSLRTEVSQRLASSVRAHLGVDFMYAPYDLSLRLPPKFQAGDGPPAPGSPPILSNTTGARTFAGGYGELEVVPWRGGRIVPGFRVDYTSVTKSWDVSPRINFRQDLTQGVPRTTLKGGVGLFYQPPSIRETDPNYGQTGLKSNRAVHYALGFEQQFTEHLDLSVEVFGKTLDRLVVSGSGNSGEGRAYGAEFMLRFKGHPRFFGWLAYTYSRSERRDTDHDPWHLFQYDQTHNLTVVGSYDLGKGFRVGGRFRLVSGNLYTPNIGGGFDASSGSYADGLQEPEYGSRLPIFHQLDLRLDKTWTFPNWKLTAYADVQNVYNYLAKEGMRYNFDFTVSGYNEGLTILPSIGLRGEL from the coding sequence GTGCCGAGATGGAAATTCAACACCACGATTGGACTCGTCGCGTTGCTGGTGACCACGAAGGGCTTCGCTCAGACAGAGGGGACCCCCAACGTGGTGCCTCCGACGGTGATGACGCCCGCCGCCGTCACGTATCCCCAGACGGCGATTGCCGAGTGCTACTTCGCCGAGACCGAGGTCGTGCTCCTCGTCGACGTCGACAAAACGGGGGCGGTCTCGAAAGCGACGCCCGAGTCGCCCGCCGGCCACGGCTTCGATGATGTCGCCGTCGCTGCTGCCATGACGTTGCGTTTCGAGCCTGCCACGCGAGACGGGACGCCGATTGCCGCGCGTATCAAGTATCGTTTCCTCTTCCATCCTCCGCCCGCGAAACTCATAGGTCGCGTTTCGACGCCGGAAGGGCGGCGCCTGGCTGGCAGTGTCCGGCTCATGTTTCCCGACGGCACGACGCGAGACGTCCCTACGGACGCGGACGGCCAATGGAGCGTTCCCGATCTGAGCCGCGGCAAGGTTACCGCCGTCGTACACGCGGAGGGCTTCAAAGACGACTCGACGGAGGTGTTCCTGGAAAACGGCGAGGAGACGAACCTCGTCACGCGGCTTTCGCCCGTCGCGAGCGACACCGCACGGACCACCCCCGCGGAGGACTCCGTCGAAGAAGTGAATGTTCACGGCGCGAAGCCTCCGCGTGAGGTCACCAAGAGGACACTCTCTCGCGAGGAGATCGACAAGATTCCTGGGACGAACGGCGACGCACTGCGATCGATCCAGTCCCTGCCCGGTGTTGCGCGACCGCCGCCTTTTGGAGGCGTCTTGATCGTGCGCGGCTCGGCGCCCGCCGAGACGACGACGTTCGTCGATGGGACGCCGATCCCGCTGACCTATCACTTCGGCGGATTGAGCTCCGTCGTCCCCACCGAGACCCTCGAACGCATCGACTTCTACCCCGGCAACTACGGCGTCACGTACGGGCGCGGGACAGCGGGCATGGTGGATGTCGCCCTGCGGGACCCCAAAAAGGACTTTCACGGCTTCGCCCAGCTCGACCTCATCGACCTGCGGCTTCTCGTGGAAGGACCGATCGGCAAGACGGGGTGGAAATTCCTCGCGGCCGGCCGGCGCTCCTGGTTCGACACCTGGTTGGTCCCCATTCTCGAGGGAAGCTCGGCGGCTGTCGGGACCGCCCCTCGCTATTACGACTATCAACTCATGCTTCAGGGAAACTTGGGCAAGCGTGCCTCCCTGCGATTGACCTTCTTCGGCTCCGACGACGCATTGTCGTTCGGGCAAGCCAAGGCCGAATCGGCGACGGCATCCATCGGTGGCACCATCGACAACAAGACCAAATTCTATCGTCTACAGGCCATCTACGACCATCGGTATTCGGACAGCGGCGAGCTTCGTGCGGTCGCTGCCATCGGGCGGGACAAAGTCGATATCGGGGTAGGAACCCTCTTCGCCAGCACGAGCGAATACCCATTTTCGTTGCGAACGGAGGTGTCCCAGCGTCTCGCCTCGAGCGTTCGCGCGCACCTCGGAGTCGATTTCATGTATGCGCCATACGATCTATCCCTCCGACTCCCTCCGAAATTCCAGGCCGGAGATGGTCCACCGGCGCCCGGATCGCCACCAATCCTGAGCAATACCACCGGCGCTCGGACATTCGCAGGAGGTTACGGGGAGCTCGAAGTCGTTCCGTGGCGAGGTGGTCGCATCGTTCCCGGCTTCCGTGTCGACTACACCTCCGTGACGAAATCCTGGGATGTTTCGCCACGCATCAACTTCCGGCAAGATCTCACGCAGGGAGTGCCGAGAACGACGCTGAAGGGCGGGGTCGGGCTCTTCTACCAGCCGCCCTCGATCCGGGAGACCGATCCGAACTACGGCCAGACGGGGCTCAAGTCGAATCGCGCCGTTCACTACGCGCTGGGATTCGAGCAGCAATTCACCGAGCATCTGGATCTCTCGGTTGAAGTCTTCGGCAAGACACTCGATCGGCTCGTGGTGTCAGGCTCTGGGAACTCGGGCGAAGGCCGCGCGTACGGCGCCGAGTTCATGCTTCGCTTCAAAGGACATCCGCGGTTCTTTGGATGGCTCGCCTACACCTACTCGAGAAGCGAACGTCGCGACACCGACCATGATCCGTGGCACTTGTTCCAATACGACCAGACGCACAACCTCACCGTCGTGGGCAGTTACGATCTCGGGAAAGGCTTCCGTGTCGGCGGTCGCTTTCGGCTCGTCTCCGGAAACCTTTACACACCGAACATTGGTGGCGGATTCGACGCGAGCTCTGGATCCTATGCGGACGGGCTGCAGGAGCCGGAGTACGGATCGCGACTGCCCATCTTCCACCAGCTCGACCTCCGGCTCGACAAGACGTGGACATTTCCAAATTGGAAGCTCACGGCCTACGCCGACGTCCAGAACGTCTACAACTATCTTGCCAAAGAAGGTATGCGCTACAACTTCGATTTTACGGTATCGGGCTACAACGAAGGACTGACGATCCTTCCCAGCATTGGTCTTCGAGGTGAATTATGA
- a CDS encoding AMP-binding protein has translation MLDCVRMDAHRPALICPSARPGRRARELSFGQLHDDSDGLARGLVARGIGPGTRTVLLVPPGPEFLLITYALLKAGAVPILVDPGLRRDRLRACFERAAPEAFIGSPRAHMARLALGWARRTVRKTVLVGGPRPLAGLRRAARTVTSLPEIDPSAPAMVAFTSGSTGVPKGVVVRRDQLAGQLEAVGRIFDWRPGDVDLSTMPLFAIFGTALGVTSVLPPMDFTRPAKADPAMLARLAREYHVSTLFGSPALLEPLSRFATARGLRLESLRRVVSAGAPVPAETLRRCRAMLSEDAEVCTPYGATEALPATVIESREILRETAAATNRGAGVCVGRPVPGAEVEIIALSDGPIASWDQIRRVPQGEVGEIAIRAPWVSASYLNDQENTARAKIGLANGTFFHRIGDAGYRDEAGRVWFCGRVTQRVITETGTLFSVPCEAVFNTHPTVARSALVGPRVAGRIRPTVCVELEPGRHDRAAVRAELLELAAAHEHTRGIRDVLFHPGFPVDIRHNAKIERETLALWAERRLS, from the coding sequence ATGCTCGATTGCGTGCGGATGGATGCGCATCGTCCCGCCTTGATCTGCCCCTCGGCTCGCCCCGGGCGGCGCGCGCGCGAGCTGTCCTTCGGCCAGCTCCACGACGACAGCGATGGCCTCGCTCGTGGCCTCGTCGCGCGCGGCATCGGGCCGGGCACCCGCACGGTGCTGCTCGTTCCGCCGGGGCCCGAGTTTCTCCTCATCACGTACGCGCTGCTCAAGGCGGGGGCGGTGCCGATCCTCGTGGATCCGGGGCTTCGCCGTGACCGCCTCCGGGCCTGCTTCGAGCGGGCGGCGCCGGAGGCCTTCATCGGCAGCCCGCGCGCCCATATGGCCCGACTCGCGCTCGGTTGGGCGCGGCGCACGGTTCGCAAGACCGTGCTCGTGGGCGGTCCGCGACCGCTTGCCGGCCTCCGTCGCGCGGCGCGGACGGTCACATCGCTCCCCGAGATCGATCCGAGCGCACCCGCCATGGTGGCCTTCACCAGTGGGAGCACGGGCGTTCCCAAAGGCGTCGTCGTCCGGCGCGATCAGTTGGCGGGCCAGCTGGAGGCGGTGGGGCGAATCTTCGACTGGCGCCCCGGCGACGTCGACCTGTCGACGATGCCGCTGTTCGCGATCTTCGGCACCGCGCTCGGTGTCACCTCGGTGCTTCCCCCGATGGATTTCACGCGCCCGGCCAAGGCCGATCCGGCGATGCTCGCGAGGCTCGCGCGCGAGTACCACGTGTCGACTCTGTTCGGCTCGCCGGCGCTGCTCGAGCCACTCAGCCGCTTCGCCACGGCACGTGGGCTCCGTCTCGAGTCGCTGCGGCGCGTGGTGTCGGCGGGTGCTCCGGTCCCCGCCGAGACACTGCGTCGATGCCGCGCGATGCTCTCCGAGGACGCCGAGGTGTGCACGCCCTACGGAGCCACGGAAGCACTCCCGGCGACCGTCATCGAGAGCCGCGAGATCCTTCGGGAGACCGCGGCCGCGACGAATCGGGGCGCCGGCGTTTGCGTTGGACGTCCGGTGCCCGGCGCAGAGGTGGAGATCATCGCGCTGAGCGATGGGCCCATCGCGTCGTGGGACCAGATCCGGCGCGTCCCGCAGGGCGAGGTTGGCGAGATCGCCATTCGCGCACCATGGGTCTCGGCCTCGTACTTGAACGACCAGGAGAACACCGCGAGGGCCAAGATCGGCCTCGCGAACGGAACATTTTTCCATCGGATCGGCGATGCCGGCTACCGCGACGAGGCCGGGCGGGTCTGGTTCTGCGGGCGCGTCACGCAGCGCGTGATCACCGAGACCGGAACACTGTTCAGCGTTCCGTGCGAGGCAGTGTTCAACACCCACCCGACGGTTGCACGAAGCGCGCTCGTGGGGCCCCGCGTCGCAGGTCGGATTCGTCCCACCGTCTGCGTCGAGCTGGAACCGGGCCGCCACGATCGCGCGGCCGTGCGCGCCGAGCTTCTCGAGCTGGCCGCTGCGCACGAGCACACCCGCGGCATCCGCGACGTCCTGTTCCATCCCGGATTTCCCGTCGACATCCGGCACAACGCCAAGATCGAGCGCGAGACGCTCGCCCTCTGGGCAGAAAGGCGCTTGTCATGA
- a CDS encoding MotA/TolQ/ExbB proton channel family protein — MIETMKNLMLRGGAGWVMWLLIGLSVISLAIAIERAWVLLRRGGDVRTLVLDLNRLLRAGEIDYAQELLAKSKCVEATVAQAGLAELERGPKAAEQAMAAARGVERSRLEERLGFLGTVGNNAPFVGLLGTVIGVVGAFEELGAAQMPSSALAPEKVMSAIAEALVATAMGLVVAIPAVAVFNYLQEKITQKIERAETLGYVVLAYLEGRDGR, encoded by the coding sequence ATGATCGAGACAATGAAAAATTTGATGCTCCGTGGTGGAGCAGGCTGGGTCATGTGGCTGCTCATCGGGCTCAGCGTGATCTCGTTGGCCATCGCCATCGAGAGAGCGTGGGTACTCCTTCGACGGGGGGGCGACGTTCGCACCCTCGTCCTCGACCTAAACCGACTGCTTCGCGCGGGCGAGATTGACTACGCACAAGAGCTCCTCGCCAAGTCCAAGTGCGTGGAGGCCACCGTCGCGCAAGCGGGGCTTGCGGAATTGGAGCGCGGGCCGAAGGCGGCCGAGCAGGCCATGGCGGCCGCGCGGGGCGTGGAGCGTTCGCGGTTGGAGGAGCGCCTCGGCTTCCTAGGTACGGTTGGAAACAACGCCCCCTTCGTGGGGCTCTTGGGAACGGTGATTGGTGTCGTCGGAGCGTTCGAGGAGCTCGGAGCGGCCCAGATGCCGAGCAGCGCGCTGGCGCCGGAGAAGGTCATGAGCGCCATTGCCGAAGCGCTGGTGGCGACGGCCATGGGGCTCGTCGTCGCCATCCCTGCCGTAGCCGTATTCAACTACCTTCAGGAAAAAATCACGCAGAAGATCGAACGCGCGGAGACGCTCGGCTACGTCGTGCTTGCATATCTGGAGGGACGGGATGGCAGGTAG
- a CDS encoding esterase family protein, producing MLSLSAAVLTAAPSAAPSPSAPPPFAWDDGEGIHVVSSTQLDPRQYALAVQSAALGRTVNVRVLLPADYVNAPAARYPVLYLFHGTSGRASDWVTFGEAAQTTAGLPWIVVMPDSGFDGDGGGWFTDWWDSNTVEGPSRWETFHISQLVPWIDHNLRTKRERHGRAIAGLSQGGFGAYSYAARHPDMFGAAASFSGAPDIDSNLLTAVIAELVITTTAVVLDHVQPFAMFGPRLTNEINWQGHDPATLARNLRWTNMWLYTAAGVPGPAEPPNPASTLIEQLTHASTLSFHDRLGSLGIASHFHDGLVGTHSWPYWTQYLRQFAGELAPMFAQPPAPPTTISYESIDPSWSQWGWSVSLQRDTAQQWSSLSNADAHGFVLTGAGTATVVTPALYPPASTWTVTTTGACGNGSARIEADAAGRLHVTLPQGPLPFSATTVTIHG from the coding sequence GTGTTGTCCTTGTCCGCGGCCGTCCTGACCGCGGCGCCATCCGCCGCGCCTTCTCCATCGGCACCGCCGCCCTTCGCGTGGGACGACGGGGAGGGGATCCACGTCGTTTCGTCGACCCAATTGGATCCACGTCAGTATGCCCTCGCGGTCCAATCCGCGGCGTTGGGACGGACGGTGAACGTTCGGGTGCTTCTCCCCGCGGACTATGTCAATGCGCCGGCGGCCCGTTATCCCGTGCTGTATCTCTTTCACGGCACGAGCGGCCGAGCGTCGGACTGGGTCACGTTCGGCGAGGCCGCGCAGACCACCGCCGGACTTCCTTGGATCGTGGTGATGCCGGACAGCGGTTTCGACGGCGACGGCGGGGGGTGGTTCACCGACTGGTGGGACAGCAACACCGTCGAGGGGCCGTCGCGGTGGGAGACCTTCCACATTTCGCAGCTGGTGCCGTGGATCGATCACAACCTGCGAACGAAGCGTGAGCGCCATGGCCGAGCCATCGCCGGCCTCTCGCAGGGCGGATTTGGTGCCTATAGCTACGCGGCACGCCACCCCGACATGTTCGGCGCGGCCGCGTCCTTCTCGGGCGCGCCCGATATCGATTCCAATTTGCTCACGGCGGTGATTGCCGAGTTGGTGATCACGACGACCGCCGTCGTCCTCGACCACGTGCAGCCGTTTGCCATGTTCGGCCCGCGCCTGACCAACGAAATCAATTGGCAGGGGCACGATCCCGCGACGTTGGCGCGAAATCTACGCTGGACCAACATGTGGCTCTACACGGCCGCCGGAGTTCCTGGCCCTGCCGAGCCTCCCAATCCGGCTTCGACGCTGATCGAACAGCTGACGCACGCTTCGACCCTGAGCTTTCACGATCGCCTCGGATCGCTGGGGATCGCGAGTCATTTTCACGATGGCCTCGTTGGCACCCACTCCTGGCCGTACTGGACGCAATACCTGCGGCAGTTCGCCGGTGAGCTGGCACCGATGTTCGCCCAGCCTCCCGCGCCGCCGACCACCATCTCGTATGAATCGATCGACCCGAGCTGGTCTCAATGGGGATGGTCTGTCTCACTGCAGCGCGATACGGCGCAGCAGTGGAGCTCACTGAGCAACGCCGACGCCCATGGCTTCGTCCTGACCGGGGCGGGCACCGCCACCGTCGTGACACCCGCGCTCTATCCTCCCGCCTCCACGTGGACCGTCACCACGACGGGCGCATGTGGCAATGGTTCGGCGCGCATCGAAGCCGACGCCGCGGGGCGGCTTCACGTGACTCTTCCCCAAGGACCGCTGCCCTTCAGCGCGACGACCGTGACGATTCACGGCTGA
- a CDS encoding alpha/beta hydrolase, whose protein sequence is MNRIDFEGHPVHYVRAGRGEPMVFLHNGGSSHRIWTSQIEHFSKTHDVLALDMLGFGSSAKPRTEYSVPLYVAVLRQFVHELDLERVTLVGNCMGSATAVHYAMREPERVRGVVAINILTRATVLAGYSGPLVRLALLSGRAARAMGTLPATPVMAKAIVAAQLADRIPSEILEHLRERYRDPDQLRVLMSIAANMNDFAALDALSGLPSGLRVLVLWGENNRILPAKAGRKLCASLNPTRALTVAGGHLPMLEHPEAVNAAIASFLSMPT, encoded by the coding sequence ATGAACCGCATCGACTTCGAGGGGCACCCCGTCCATTACGTTCGCGCGGGGCGCGGCGAGCCGATGGTCTTTCTGCACAACGGCGGGAGCTCGCACCGGATCTGGACGTCCCAAATCGAGCATTTCTCGAAGACGCATGACGTGCTCGCGCTCGACATGCTCGGTTTCGGAAGTTCCGCCAAACCGCGCACGGAGTACAGCGTGCCGCTGTACGTGGCGGTACTGCGCCAGTTCGTGCACGAGCTCGATCTGGAGCGCGTCACCCTGGTCGGCAACTGCATGGGCAGCGCCACGGCGGTCCATTACGCGATGCGCGAGCCGGAGCGCGTCCGGGGAGTCGTCGCGATCAACATCCTGACCCGCGCGACGGTTCTCGCCGGCTACAGCGGTCCGCTGGTTCGCCTCGCCCTGCTCTCGGGCCGTGCGGCACGCGCCATGGGCACGTTGCCCGCGACCCCGGTGATGGCCAAGGCGATTGTGGCCGCGCAGCTCGCAGACCGGATCCCCTCGGAGATCCTGGAACACCTGCGGGAACGCTACCGCGATCCGGACCAGCTCCGCGTGCTGATGAGCATTGCCGCCAACATGAACGACTTCGCCGCCCTCGACGCGCTCTCGGGCCTGCCCTCCGGGCTACGCGTCTTGGTCCTCTGGGGCGAGAACAACCGCATCTTGCCGGCGAAGGCGGGACGCAAGCTATGCGCATCGCTGAATCCGACGCGCGCGCTCACCGTCGCAGGGGGCCATCTGCCGATGCTCGAGCATCCCGAGGCCGTCAACGCGGCCATCGCGTCGTTTCTTTCCATGCCCACGTAA
- a CDS encoding AMP nucleosidase — translation MGETMKEKEQIVENWLPRYTGMRLDQFGEHILLTNFSGYLHTFARLTGAEVVGLDRPMPSTTFDGITMINFGMGSPNAATMMDLLSATMPKAVLFLGKCGGLKRKNQLGDLVLPIAAIRGEGTSNDYLLPQVPALPAFALQRAVSTMIRDLGHDYWTGTVYTTNRRVWEHDDAFKDRLRQMRCMAIDMETATIFAAGFANRIPCGALLLVSDQPMIPEGVKTEASDALVSASYVDTHIQVGIEALKLIRRHGKSVRHLRFDE, via the coding sequence ATGGGCGAGACCATGAAAGAAAAAGAACAGATCGTCGAGAACTGGCTGCCGCGCTACACCGGCATGCGCCTCGACCAGTTCGGAGAACACATCCTCCTGACGAATTTTTCCGGCTATCTGCACACCTTTGCGCGCCTCACCGGGGCCGAGGTCGTCGGGCTGGACCGGCCGATGCCCAGCACGACGTTCGACGGCATCACCATGATCAATTTCGGCATGGGTAGCCCAAACGCCGCGACGATGATGGACCTCCTCTCGGCGACCATGCCCAAAGCGGTGCTCTTCCTCGGCAAGTGCGGCGGACTCAAACGCAAGAATCAGCTCGGCGATTTGGTGCTGCCCATCGCGGCGATCCGCGGCGAGGGTACCTCCAACGACTACCTCCTGCCCCAGGTGCCGGCGCTCCCCGCGTTTGCGCTGCAGCGTGCCGTTTCGACCATGATCCGGGACCTCGGCCACGACTATTGGACCGGCACCGTCTACACCACCAACCGCCGCGTCTGGGAGCACGACGACGCGTTCAAGGATCGCCTGCGCCAAATGCGCTGTATGGCCATCGACATGGAGACGGCCACCATCTTCGCCGCTGGATTCGCAAACCGCATTCCCTGCGGCGCGCTGCTGTTGGTCTCCGACCAGCCGATGATTCCGGAAGGCGTCAAGACCGAGGCCTCCGACGCCCTGGTCAGCGCCTCCTATGTCGATACGCACATCCAGGTCGGCATCGAAGCGCTAAAACTCATCCGCCGGCACGGCAAGTCGGTTCGGCACCTGCGGTTCGACGAATAA
- a CDS encoding glycoside hydrolase family 3 C-terminal domain-containing protein: protein MAAPLLAMMVGGCDGGGRADANTSALGVATDSSPEVRARQVLAQMTLAEKLTLIHGDGFCWPAGTDGWTAGVPRLGIPPTTYVGAGSGVTDVCLRDKLRPFNPAIPPGPATELPAPIARAASWSKAVANDAGKLLGRETRDKGYNVHIGGDVNLARDPRNGRTFEQFGEDPLLAGTLVVAEQRAVAEEGVINSVKHYVGNEAEAHRNESTSEIDERTLRELYLVPFEMAIRQGRVGTVMCSYNAVNGVAACENRYLLRQVLKGEWGFEGWVMSDWFATYSTVASANNGLDQEQPWGLFFGIPLALALGTGEVPLARVDDMVFRILRTMFASRVVDDPPVQRPIDTARGAGVARQIEEQGAVLLKNAGDHLPLDPAATASIAVIGAYADGADDGRNACPFKDDWCNTKGYAAGGGSSSVHPTVTVTPLAGIRARVPHARVEYASGRDIVEAARLARSSEIAIVFARDTESEGKDRVNLSLDEDADSLIEAVSRANPRTIVVLETGGPVTMPWLDHVPAVLEAWYPGQSAGAAIARLLFGDVSPSGRLPVTFPKSEADLPTAGSVAQWPGVLEQQGGRYRIDYAEGVFMGYRWYDERKIEPLFPFGYGLTYGAKFEYSDLRIESKGPSVMVQFRLRNGGTRTAVEVSQLYLGMPSPSPSVHQPPKWLRGFDRIELAAGEAREVSIELPERAFSYWDVEQKGWAVSPGCYEVMVGSSSRDVALRTGLSRGTLASCP from the coding sequence ATGGCTGCACCCCTGTTGGCCATGATGGTGGGTGGCTGCGATGGCGGCGGTCGCGCGGACGCGAACACCAGCGCGTTGGGTGTCGCGACGGATTCATCGCCCGAGGTACGCGCACGACAGGTCCTGGCGCAGATGACGCTGGCCGAGAAACTCACGTTGATTCACGGTGACGGCTTCTGTTGGCCTGCAGGCACCGACGGTTGGACGGCGGGTGTGCCACGGCTGGGAATTCCGCCGACCACGTATGTCGGTGCCGGTTCCGGCGTCACGGATGTGTGCCTTCGAGACAAGTTGCGCCCATTCAATCCAGCCATTCCACCCGGTCCGGCAACGGAATTGCCGGCGCCGATTGCGCGAGCCGCAAGCTGGAGCAAGGCCGTGGCGAACGACGCCGGAAAGCTTCTCGGCCGCGAGACGCGGGACAAGGGTTACAATGTGCATATCGGCGGCGACGTCAATCTGGCCCGCGATCCGCGGAACGGTCGTACCTTCGAGCAGTTCGGCGAAGATCCGCTGCTCGCCGGCACGCTGGTCGTCGCGGAACAACGCGCCGTCGCCGAGGAAGGCGTGATCAACAGCGTCAAACATTACGTGGGAAATGAGGCCGAAGCCCACCGCAACGAGAGCACCTCCGAGATCGATGAGCGCACGTTGCGGGAGCTGTATCTCGTGCCATTCGAGATGGCCATCCGACAAGGAAGAGTCGGTACCGTGATGTGTTCGTACAACGCCGTCAATGGAGTCGCTGCTTGCGAAAATCGATACCTCCTTCGCCAAGTCCTGAAAGGGGAGTGGGGATTCGAAGGTTGGGTGATGTCGGACTGGTTCGCCACGTACAGCACCGTGGCCTCGGCCAACAACGGCCTGGATCAGGAGCAGCCGTGGGGTCTGTTCTTCGGCATCCCGCTCGCGCTCGCACTCGGTACGGGCGAGGTGCCCTTGGCCAGGGTCGACGATATGGTATTCCGTATTCTGCGCACGATGTTCGCCTCCCGCGTGGTGGATGATCCGCCCGTGCAGCGCCCGATCGATACGGCACGCGGGGCGGGGGTCGCTCGGCAAATCGAAGAACAGGGTGCCGTGCTGCTCAAGAATGCCGGGGACCATCTGCCGCTCGACCCTGCCGCCACGGCCTCGATCGCGGTGATTGGTGCCTATGCCGACGGGGCGGACGACGGTCGCAATGCCTGCCCGTTCAAGGACGACTGGTGCAACACCAAGGGGTATGCCGCCGGCGGCGGCTCGTCGTCGGTGCATCCCACCGTCACGGTGACGCCCCTCGCAGGCATCCGAGCCCGCGTACCCCACGCGCGCGTCGAATACGCCAGCGGCCGCGACATCGTCGAAGCTGCAAGATTGGCTCGTTCCAGCGAGATCGCGATCGTGTTTGCTCGCGATACCGAGAGCGAAGGCAAGGATCGCGTCAATCTGAGTCTCGACGAGGATGCCGACAGCTTGATCGAGGCCGTGAGCCGAGCCAATCCGCGCACCATCGTAGTTCTCGAGACGGGCGGCCCCGTCACCATGCCTTGGCTCGACCACGTACCCGCGGTGCTGGAGGCATGGTACCCGGGGCAGAGCGCGGGCGCCGCCATCGCACGCCTGCTCTTCGGCGACGTGAGTCCCTCGGGCCGGCTCCCCGTGACGTTCCCGAAGTCGGAGGCGGATCTGCCAACCGCCGGATCCGTTGCGCAGTGGCCTGGGGTGCTCGAACAACAGGGGGGTCGCTACCGGATCGATTACGCCGAGGGCGTGTTCATGGGCTATCGTTGGTACGACGAACGGAAGATCGAACCGCTGTTCCCATTCGGATACGGGCTCACGTACGGCGCGAAATTCGAATATTCCGACCTGCGCATCGAATCGAAAGGGCCGAGTGTGATGGTCCAGTTTCGACTTCGCAACGGTGGGACGCGAACCGCCGTCGAAGTCTCCCAGCTCTATCTCGGCATGCCGTCCCCGTCCCCCTCGGTGCATCAACCGCCGAAGTGGCTGAGAGGATTCGATCGGATCGAGCTTGCCGCGGGCGAAGCGCGCGAGGTGAGCATCGAACTGCCGGAGAGAGCTTTTTCCTATTGGGACGTGGAGCAGAAAGGGTGGGCCGTATCACCCGGCTGCTACGAAGTGATGGTGGGATCTTCGTCCCGTGACGTGGCGTTGCGGACGGGCCTTTCGCGCGGCACCCTCGCATCGTGCCCGTGA
- a CDS encoding biopolymer transporter ExbD, translating into MGINVTPLVDITLVLLIVFMVTAKLIVGQKAITVDLPKAKTGAEVQEVLSVVLIAPEGMQVNGEMVPENDDGLVAIARAAVTKTPELRAVVKADGTVSHARVMHALDQLRVAGIAKVAFGVSPVLTAGGAGAEKP; encoded by the coding sequence ATGGGGATCAATGTCACGCCGCTCGTCGACATCACGCTCGTCCTACTCATCGTGTTCATGGTCACGGCGAAGCTGATCGTGGGGCAAAAAGCGATCACCGTCGATCTTCCCAAAGCGAAGACGGGGGCCGAAGTCCAGGAGGTCCTCAGCGTCGTGTTGATTGCCCCCGAAGGAATGCAAGTAAATGGAGAGATGGTTCCCGAGAACGACGACGGACTCGTCGCCATCGCACGGGCCGCGGTGACGAAAACACCCGAGCTGCGGGCGGTGGTCAAAGCGGATGGAACCGTGTCCCACGCGCGGGTCATGCATGCCCTCGATCAACTCCGCGTCGCGGGGATTGCGAAGGTGGCGTTCGGCGTGAGTCCTGTCCTCACGGCGGGCGGAGCCGGGGCGGAGAAGCCATGA